One Punica granatum isolate Tunisia-2019 chromosome 3, ASM765513v2, whole genome shotgun sequence genomic window carries:
- the LOC116198775 gene encoding chromatin assembly factor 1 subunit FAS2: MKGGTVQINWHETKPVLTLDFHPTTGLLATGGADFDIKLWLMVCEAEKKVPAASYQSSLSYHSSAVNALRFSPSGEQLASGADGGELLIWKFHQVESGQAWKVFKTLSFHRKDVLDLQWSKDGVYLISGSVDNSCIIWDVNKGSVHQILDGHFHYVQGVAWDPLAKYVASLSSDRTCRIYAKKPQTEGKIAEKVTYSCQHVITKAEQQSSDDSKGVKNHLFHDETLPSFFRRLAWAPDGSFLLVPAGSCKLSPSSEPINTAYILSRKDLSRPALQLPGANKPIVVVRFCPVVFSLRGSNSARFFKHPYRIVFAVATLNSLYIYDTESIPPIAILAGLHYAAITDIAWSHNARFLALSSQDGYCTLVEFENDELGCPVALSDSSEEKNVPADPEKAQNQKAEEMSIDDVTVKAEVETDKPKEALGSKAEVQTDKPKEVSSDSRSSSIPNKPAKRRITPMAID; encoded by the exons ATGAAGGGAGGCACTGTGCAGATAAATTGGCATGAGACAAAGCCGGTATTAACCCTAGATTTTCACCCCACCACCGGTCTTCTCGCCACCGGCGGTGCGGACTTCGACATCAAG CTATGGCTTATGGTTTGTGAAGCGGAGAAGAAAGTCCCTGCAGCTTCCTACCAGAGCAGCCTATCTTATCATAGCTCAGCCGTAAATGCCCTCCGATTTTCTCCATCTG GAGAGCAACTAGCCTCTGGTGCTGATG GAGGAGAGCTGCTAATCTGGAAGTTCCACCAAGTAGAATCTGGTCAAGCTTGGAAAGTTTTTAAGACTTTATC ATTTCACCGGAAGGATGTGTTGGACCTTCAATGGTCTAAGGATGGTGTATACCTTATATCTGGATCAGTTGATAATTCTTGCATCATTTGGGATGTAAATAAAG GATCTGTCCATCAGATTTTGGATGGCCATTTCCATTATGTTCAAGGGGTGGCATGGGATCCCTTGGCCAAGTATGTTGCATCTCTCAGTTCTGATAGAACTTGTCGAATTTATGCTAAAAAACCTCAAACAGAAGGAAAAATTGCTGAGAAGGTGACTTATTCATGTCAACACGTAATTACCAAGGCTGAACAGCAGTCATCAGATGATTCTAAG GGCGTGAAAAATCATCTCTTTCACGATGAAACATTGCCATCATTCTTTCGAAGATTAGCCTGGGCCCCAGATGGATCATTTTTACTAGTTCCCGCCG GCTCTTGCAAATTGTCACCTTCATCAGAACCCATAAATACTGCTTATATACTCTCCAGGAAAGATCTTTCAAG ACCAGCTCTACAGCTACCCGGAGCCAACAAACCTATTGTTGTCGTTCGTTTTTGTCCTGTTGTTTTTAGCCTTCGAGGATCAAACTCAG CTCGGTTCTTCAAGCACCCTTACCGGATTGTTTTTGCTGTGGCTACTCTGAATTCTCTGTACATTTACGACACTGAAAGCATCCCCCCTATAGCAATTTTGGCAGGCCTTCACTATGCAGCCATAACTGACATTGCTTG GTCGCACAATGCCCGTTTTCTGGCACTTTCCTCCCAAGATGGTTACTGCACCTTAGTGGAATTCGAAAATGATGAATTGGGATGTCCAGTCGCACTTTCAG ATTCTTCAGAAGAAAAGAATGTGCCAGCAGATCCAGAAAAGGCACAAAATCAGAAAGCAGAGGAGATGTCGATTGATGATGTTACTGTAAAAGCCGAAGTAGAAACTGATAAGCCGAAAGAAGCGTTGGGTTCAAAAGCCGAAGTACAAACCGATAAGCCAAAAGAGGTGTCATCAGATTCGAGAAGCTCTTCCATCCCAAATAAACCAGCAAAGAGGCGAATTACTCCCATGGCAATTGATTAA
- the LOC116202058 gene encoding alcohol dehydrogenase 2-like has protein sequence MSCTDRKVIRCRAAVAWEAGKPLVIEEVEVAPPQAMEVRLKVLYTALCHTDVYFWEAKGQTPVFPRIFGHEAAGIVESVGEGVTELKPGDHVLPVFTGECKECRHCKSEESNMCDLLRINTDRGVMLNDGKSRFSINGKPIYHFVGTSTFSEYTVVHVGCLAKINPAAPLDKVCILSCGVSTGLGATLNVAKPPKGSTVAIFGLGAVGLSAAEGARIAGASRIIGVDLNPKRFHQAKMFGVTEFVNPKDYDKPVQEVIAEMTDGGVDRSVECTGNINAMISAFECVHDGWGVAVLVGVPNKDDAFKSHPMNFLNERTLKGTFFGNYKPRTDLPSVVEMYLKKELELEKFITHEVTLSEINKAFDYMLNGESIRCIIRMD, from the exons ATGTCGTGCACTGACAGGAAAGTCATACGCTGCAGAG CCGCCGTGGCATGGGAAGCAGGGAAGCCGCTGGTCATAGAAGAAGTGGAGGTGGCTCCTCCGCAAGCAATGGAGGTCCGTCTCAAGGTCCTCTATACCGCCCTCTGCCACACCGATGTCTACTTCTGGGAGGCCAAG GGACAGACCCCAGTATTCCCCAGGATATTCGGTCACGAAGCAGCGGG GATCGTGGAGAGTGTGGGTGAGGGCGTGACAGAGCTGAAGCCCGGAGACCATGTCCTGCCCGTGTTCACAGGGGAATGCAAGGAGTGTCGGCATTGCAAATCGGAGGAGAGCAACATGTGCGACCTTCTCAGGATAAACACTGACAGAGGAGTGATGCTGAACGATGGCAAGTCGAGATTCTCCATCAATGGGAAGCCCATTTATCACTTCGTTGGGACTTCCACCTTCAGCGAGTATACTGTGGTCCATGTAGGATGTCTTGCGAAGATTAACCCTGCTGCTCCCCTTGACAAAGTTTGCATTCTCAGCTGTGGAGTTTCTACAG GTCTTGGGGCGACCTTGAATGTCGCAAAGCCTCCAAAAGGTTCTACAGTGGCCATCTTTGGACTCGGAGCCGTTGGCCTCTCT GCCGCTGAAGGAGCTAGAATTGCTGGAGCTTCGAGGATCATCGGTGTCGATCTCAACCCAAAAAGGTTCCATCAAG CCAAGATGTTCGGTGTTACTGAATTTGTGAACCCAAAAGACTACGACAAGCCTGTGCAGGAG GTGATTGCTGAAATGACGGATGGAGGAGTCGATCGAAGTGTTGAGTGCACTGGGAATATTAATGCCATGATTTCTGCATTCGAATGTGTCCATGAT GGATGGGGTGTAGCTGTACTTGTTGGTGTGCCGAACAAAGACGATGCCTTCAAATCCCACCCGATGAATTTCTTGAATGAGAGGACTCTCAAGGGTACCTTCTTCGGCAACTACAAGCCGCGGACTGACCTCCCTTCAGTTGTTGAGATGTACTTGAAGAAG GAGCTCGAGCTGGAGAAATTCATCACTCATGAAGTCACCCTCTCCGAGATCAACAAGGCATTCGACTACATGCTTAACGGGGAGAGTATCCGGTGCATTATTAGAATGGACTAG
- the LOC116199096 gene encoding uncharacterized protein LOC116199096, translating into MEIEQHPNFRQSSAPSSPSKISSNNGKEAGGQTGLSFMAPETGVPPATVCADEKLSWLRSQIIGADAEFMSPFGRRRITYADHTASGRCLQYIENFIANNVLPFYGNTHTSDSYVGHMTTKMVREATEYIKRSLGGGPESALLFCGSGSTGSIKRLQEVMGIAVPSILRDRVLSCLPIEERWVVFLGPFEHHSNLLSWRQSSAEVVEIGLDDNGLLDMEELKQKLEYFKEKNRPLLGSFSACSNVTGIYSDTRAIAKLLHQYGAFACFDFAASGPYVEIDIRPGEVDGYDAIFLSLHKFLGGPGSPGILLMSKSLYLLRSSPPSTCGGGTVDYANGLGEQCTLYMEDVEERESAGTPQIIQIIRAALAFWVKDYVGHDSIKKLEQDYMTEALRRLLRNRNIEILGNKTADRQAILSFLIYSTTNCRDLKEGRDEAGELYMWTETGSKRDQPLHGQFVATLLNDLFGIQSRGGCACAGPYGHALLGVTEAQSFALKSAIEKGYSGVKTGWTRLSFPYYMSREEFDFILAALEFIATYGQRFLPLYDFNLKTGSWAFKKKSLVELVGKDRNCSFRVLPFAEAIRETDIGEDHSDGSYGRNSRTKSTINGYSSYLGCAKHVASLLPKFPAPRRLREDIEPNLLAFRI; encoded by the exons ATGGAAATAGAGCAGCATCCCAATTTCAGACAGTCCTCCGCCCCGAGTAGCCCGAGTAAAATCAGCTCCAACAATGGAAAGGAAGCCGGTGGACAAACAGGTTTATCGTTCATGGCACCGGAGACGGGGGTTCCACCAGCAACTGTATGTGCTGATGAGAAGCTCTCGTGGCTGCGGTCTCAGATCATTGGTGCCGATGCGGAGTTCATGTCCCCATTTGGTAGGCGGCGGATCACTTACGCTGATCATACTGCCTCGGGGAGGTGCCTTCAATACATTGAGAACTTCATTGCCAATAATGTTCTCCCTTTCTACG GCAACACTCACACAAGTGATAGTTATGTGGGCCACATGACAACGAAGATGGTGCGTGAAGCAACCGAGTACATCAAGAGGAGCCTGGGAGGAGGACCCGAGAGTGCACTCTTGTTCTGTGGCTCAGGCTCAACAGGATCAATCAAACGGCTCCAAGAAGTCATGGGAATAGCAGTTCCATCAATCTTGAGGGACAGAGTCCTGAGTTGCCTTCCCATTGAGGAAAGGTGGGTAGTCTTCTTGGGGCCCTTTGAGCACCACTCCAACCTCCTGTCGTGGAGGCAGAGCTCAGCAGAAGTCGTCGAGATCGGTTTAGATGATAACGGGCTATTGGACATGGAAGAATTGAAGCAGAAGCTCGAGTACTTTAAGGAAAAGAACAGGCCCCTTCTGGGGTCTTTCTCTGCTTGCAGCAATGTGACAGGAATTTATTCTGACACGAGAGCGATCGCCAAGCTCCTCCACCAGTATGGAGCATTCGCATGTTTCGACTTCGCAGCAAG TGGGCCTTATGTCGAGATTGACATAAGACCTGGAGAGGTTGATGGATATGATGCGATCTTCCTGAGCTTGCACAAGTTCTTGGGTGGGCCGGGGTCCCCAGGGATCCTGCTCATGAGCAAGTCCCTGTATCTTCTTAGATCCTCTCCCCCTTCTACGTGCGGAGGTGGGACCGTTGATTATGCCAATGGCCTCGGGGAACAG TGCACACTGTATATGGAAGACGTCGAGGAGAGGGAGAGTGCCGGGACACCCCAAATCATCCAAATAATCAGGGCAGCACTGGCCTTCTGGGTGAAGGACTATGTTGGCCACGATTCGATCAAGAAACTTGAACAAGACTACATGACAGAAGCGCTCAGGAGGCTGCTCCGGAACAGGAACATAGAGATTCTCGGCAACAAAACAGCTGATCGACAAGCTATCCTCTCGTTCCTGATATACTCGACGACTAATTGTCGTGATCTGAAGGAGGGGAGGGATGAGGCAGGGGAGCTTTACATGTGGACAGAAACCGGGAGCAAGAGGGACCAGCCGCTCCATGGGCAGTTCGTTGCGACTTTACTGAATGATCTATTTGGGATCCAATCGAGAGGCGGGTGCGCTTGTGCAGGGCCATATGGTCATGCTCTGCTCGGGGTCACAGAGGCTCAATCCTTTGCACTTAAATCGGCCATCGAAAAG GGCTACTCTGGGGTAAAAACAGGGTGGACTAGACTAAGCTTCCCCTACTACATGTCTCGTGAGGAATTCGATTTCATTCTCGCGGCCTTGGAATTCATAGCCACTTACGGACAACGGTTCCTTCCTCTGTACGACTTTAACCTCAAAACCGGAAGCTGGGCATTCAAGAAGAAGTCGCTCGTTGAGCTCGTAGGGAAGGACAGGAACTGTAGTTTCAGGGTCTTACCCTTTGCCGAAGCAATCCGGGAAACAGATATAGGTGAAGATCATTCCGATGGTTCCTATGGCAGGAACTCCAGAACAAAAAGTACCATCAACGGGTATTCGTCGTACTTGGGATGTGCCAAACATGTTGCAAGTCTATTGCCTAAGTTCCCGGCACCCCGTCGGCTCCGGGAAGACATTGAACCGAACCTCTTAGCCTTTCGAATCTAA